The following coding sequences are from one Thunnus maccoyii chromosome 17, fThuMac1.1, whole genome shotgun sequence window:
- the acbd3 gene encoding Golgi resident protein GCP60, whose amino-acid sequence MMATEVQSGDLDSATSSSRLEVSIDGLTLSPDPEGEQSQAEEPDPEPTEPGTDSPGADEGEDGESAKSAIERKWGFSLQELYGMALKFFKDKDGKAFHPTYEEKLRLVALHKQVLLGPYNPDASPEVGFFDVLGNDRRKEWASLGNMEKEEAMVDFVKLLNKCCNLFAPYVTSHKIEKEEQERKRKEDEERQRQEEEERERQRQEEERRRLEEEERLRREEEERRQAEEERLRVEQQKQQIMAALNAQTAVQFQQYAAQQYPNNPEQQLGLIRQLQEQHYQQYMQQLYQVQLAQQQAALQKQQQQQQADSMMQATLEASNFNSGEPVPASAAGPLCAAPPPAGEEAPTVNGGQSDSYSESMDREPEPEPAEEVSENGPLLADSPPVIAAPSMWTRPQIKDFKEKIRQDADSVITVGRGEVVTVRVPTHEEGSYLFWEFATDYYDIGFGVFFEWTDAASASVSVHVSESSDEDDDDEGDPPSEEEKAKKEAGKPQVDEIVPVYRRDCHEEVYAGSHQYPGRGVYLLKFDNSYSLWRSKSVYYRVYYTR is encoded by the exons CCTCACCCTCAGTCCGGACCCGGAGGGTGAGCAGAGCCAGGCTGAAGAGCCGGACCCCGAGCCCACGGAACCCGGGACCGATTCGCCGGGTGCCGACGAAGGCGAAGATGGAGAGTCTGCCAAATCTGCGATAGAGAGGAAATGGGGCTTTTCTCTGCAGGAGCTCTACGGAATGGCCCTTAAATTCTTTAAAG ATAAAGATGGTAAGGCCTTCCACCCGACCTATGAGGAGAAGCTTCGGCTGGTGGCTCTGCACAAACAGGTGTTACTCGGCCCCTATAATCCAGATGCTTCACCAGAGGTTGGCTTCTTTGATGTCCTAGGCAACGATCGCAG GAAAGAGTGGGCCTCCCTGGGTAacatggagaaggaggaggcCATGGTGGACTTTGTCAAGCTGCTTAACAAGTGCTGTAACCTCTTTGCTCCGTACGTCACCTCACACAAGATTGAGAAGGAagagcaggagagaaaaag gaaagaagatgaagagCGTCAgcggcaggaggaggaggagagggagcgacaaaggcaggaggaggagagacggaggcttgaggaggaggaaaggctgaggagggaggaagaggaaaggagacaggcagaggaggagaggctaCGGGTGGAACAGcagaa ACAACAGATAATGGCGGCATTGAATGCTCAGACAGCGGTGCAGTTCCAACAGTATGCTGCCCAGCAGTACCCCAACAACCCTGAACAACAGCTGGGCCTCATCCGTCAGCTCCAGGAACAGCATTACCAGCAGTACATGCAGCAGCTCTACCAGGTCCAGCTGGCCCAGCAACAG GCGGCCttacagaagcagcagcagcagcagcaggctgacTCGATGATGCAGGCCACCCTGGAAGCCAGTAACTTCAACAGCGGTGAGCCCGTTCCCGCCTCAGCAGCGGGACCGTTATGTGCTGCTCCACCACCAGCTGGAGAGGAAGCCCCTACAGTCAACGGAGGTCAGTCGGACTCGTACTCGGAGAGCATGGACCGTGAGCCTGAGCCTGAGCCGGCAGAGGAAGTCTCAGAGAACGGGCCTTTATTAG CGGACTCCCCACCAGTCATAGCTGCTCCCTCCATGTGGACGCGGCCACAGATCAAGGACTTCAAGGAGAAAATCCGGCAGGACGCCGACAGCGTGATCACGGTGGGGCGTGGCGAGGTGGTGACGGTGCGCGTACCCACCCACGAGGAAGGCTCTTACCTGTTCTGGGAGTTTGCCACGGACTATTATGACATCGGCTTTGGGGTCTTCTTCGAATGGACAGATGCAGCCTCTGCTTCGGTCAGCGTGCACGTGTCAGAGTCCAGTGATGAggacgatgatgatgaag GTGATCCTCCTAgtgaggaggagaaggcaaAGAAGGAGGCAGGGAAGCCCCAAGTGGATGAGATTGTGCCGGTGTACCGGCGGGACTGTCACGAGGAGGTGTATGCTGGCAGCCACCAGTACCCCGGTCGTGGAGTGTACCTGCTCAAGTTTGACAACTCCTATTCACTTTGGCGCTCCAAGAGTGTTTACTACAGAGTCTACTACACCAGATAA